Within the Anguilla rostrata isolate EN2019 chromosome 6, ASM1855537v3, whole genome shotgun sequence genome, the region tacatAATGCAGTCATACAGAAACTTTTACTTTTTGCCTCCGAACTTAGAATGTCTGGATTTAACGGGCTTATTCTCAGCAAAGGATACTTCATAAAATTGCCCACCCTCATActgaaacttgaaaaaaaactgcttctaCATATTATGATCTCAAaataaggctgtcaaaagtgccatgaaattgagtttgaatattagcttttgtaattagagttcgaatatattcaaatatcatttgcctataattcacaaaaataagctgcttattgacGGGCGcgatatgcacgtgacgctccctctaaactggcctacgcgttattttccacaagcgggcagtaaaatagaggacatcggtgaactttaatactaggttactacatctggggcctcatttataaaacgtattttagatcaactgtgtggcacgtgcgtagaaaatcacgtcaaagtagtgatttataaaaatgtcaacatgactcgatttgaccgtggaaacggtcatggctctacgtcaggtcttcacttgacgtatgcacgcaagttcatttcataaatgagccccctgcactatagcctaatgcgcaaatgaataaagcatttTCTCGTACATGTAACTTGCCACAAATCGGCATTTAATAATCATAGGGAAATGACTGTTTATAGTAAATTGCTGTTTATTTccaactattcaaacggctaatacctgtagcctaaaacaacataaattgcTTACTCTGTTtcgtttgtttaacttctttcatcatccaattttaacaaaatcttcagaaaagaaaggaaacatagcctgccatgggaacattatttagcctaaattgttagctgaccagatctgttgaacgaattgaaaaaagagactggctcgcgaggctagctgaccagtaatgTTAGGTGTCAATGCAGCTGAAAGTATCGCTGGAGGtcattggcaaggaaaaccagacgatctACTTGCTACGGGTacagggcagaacgttttttgttgacagaggaagtaacgttagcacaggaaatgaactttgcgtgcattaacatgattcgccgcatgaaattaaagcctgcgtGTTAAGTACAatacgcgggatccaaaactaatattcgaattctcaaatttaggttcgaactttaaaaaaagaaagattttcgaatagttttcgaactttgAATATTTCTTGACAGCCCTATctcaaaaacaaactaaatcTGAATGGAAtttgttattgattttaaaGCCTATATCTGCAATATGTGGTAGTAACGGGGGAGTGTACATGCTTTAAATCCCTTTGACAAATTTAGATTTGTAAAATCAAAGAAGACtatatcagcttttatttaagggtgtttttacgatgtagaaattacagcactttttataaatagtccccctATTTCAAAGtatcataatgttttggacaaatggagtcacaggtgtttctgattagtcaggtgtgttcaattgcttccttagtgcaggtataagacagctttgTCTTATCAAAtcagttttgattctagccttttgattgcctttggaatctgttattggtgcttgtcaacatgaggaccagaattGAAATGAATGCCAAGGAGGCCATTgtaaggctgagaaataagaaaaaacagtcacagGCATAGGCCAAACTTTAGGctaaccaaaaaccaaaatgaaaatgtacaactgTTTGGAGCATCATTAAGAGGAACTAgcacactggtgagctcagaaatcacaaagagcctggtaagctaaggaagacctctacaatTGATGACTgtagaattctcaccataatgaagaaaaatccctAAACAGTTGTCTAACAAATCTAAAagactcttcaggaggcaggtgtggatgtgccAGTGATTACTGTTCACAGAAGACTTACAGagactacactgcaagatgcaaacaaattgttttccacaaaaacaggatgtccAGGTTCCAGTTTGTAAGAAGAAGAACCTAACAGAGCCTGCAAAGGTCTTGTGGataaatgagaccaagattTACTTATGTCAGGGTGATGGCAAGTGTGGTGGCCAATGAGAattgcccaagatccaaagcccCCCTcgtctgtgaaacatggtggcgggggtgttatggtttgggcatgtatggctgccacagatattGGCTCACTCTTCTTCACTGAAGATATCACTGCTGATACctgcagcagaattaattctgacgTGTACAGACGCATCTTATCTGCCCAGGTTCAATGCCTGTAAATTTTTTGTATTCACTGTAGGTGTCTTCTTGGATTACCAGGCTCTTTTTTCTAAGAttctgtgatttctgagctcaccagtgctgtcttaatgatgttccagacaattgattttggtaagcctatgGTTTGGCCTAAGTCTCCCACTCTGActgtttttccttatttttcagcctcataatggctttcttggCCATGTTTGAGAGAGCCCAATCACTGAACAGGGCCTACCTGTGCATAGGTGGATAGGGTCCTCTCATGTgcattggtggtggtggtggtggtggtggagggggtggaccCATTCCCATAGGCCCACCCATGCCACCTCGAGGGCCACGAAGGTTAGGGTAGGGACGCATCCTCCCCATTCCTCTTCTATGAGGGCACAGCACAGGAATCATTGCAACACACAAGAGcttctaaaaataaattcagggCATGCGCACATTTATAGGGGATATTTAGTTAAACAGACTGACTGAGCATCAATCTAATGATGAGAAAATGACTGCTAGTGTTAAGCTGGCTGCCAATAATGTGTTACTTCACATAGCAAGCGATTTATGCAGTGGATGTGAACATTACCTTCCAGGTCCAAACCCATTCATGGCCCCATCTCTGCCTCTACCCCTGCCCCGCCCTTGAGGGCCATATCCTTTCATCATCATGCCCCTCCCACCACGTCCACCTCGTCCTAACCGGCCCCCTCGACCATGCCCCTTAAACCCTCTTCCCCTgtggaaagaaaataacaaaaagaagaaagaaagcagtCACAACACCCACCTTCCAAATTCCAATGTTACAGTAAAACTCCCCTGATATGATAGTCATGTGACAGACCTGGCCTTGTTGTCTGATATATCCTCTTCTGTGGAAACCTGGAGCTTCTCTTTGGGCTCCATCACATGCTCTGTGTCACCATCCATCtgataaaacaacaaacataaaCCTTTAAGTATTCTGATTCAGAGTAGCCTATTGGTTAGGACATTGCATACTCTGATACTGAGTAGCTCATTGGACAAGACACAACTGAGCactgattctgattggttgggctTCTGTGGGATATTTTAAAACCGCTCAGGCCATCAGGCCATGTCTGGCCCATCAGGAAATACGTTATGGAATAAACTAGCCACAGAATTCAAACTGACTTATCTCAAAGCATAACaggagcaaaaacaaaaaaacctcccATAAAAATTCCACTGTATACCATGAGGCAAGGCGTACCAAAAATGAATGGACTGGAAGGTTCCtcaaaaaacaatgcagattCAGTATGAGAATACTTGGgacattatattattattattattattaattacatttatatagcacttttccagatgctcaaagtgcttttacatgggatctttaatgaccacagagagtcaggacctcggtttaacatctcatccgaaagacggcatctcctacagcagtgtccccgtcactgcactggggcattgggggttttatttgtaccagagggaagactgccccctgctggcccaccaacaccacttccagcagcaactcagtattccctggtggtctcccatccaagtactaaccaagcccacacctgcttagcttcaggagtgcatggaggtatggctgctggcatatCTGAGATACCATTTTCACTTTATCAGCCTTCTCTCAATATTACAACCTATTACATGCTTAAAGAATGTACCCTAATTTAAATGGTACggacattttatatattttgtacaaatGTCACCAAGCCCAGCTGTGACAAGATATCAGATGACAGTCAAGGAAGAGTCACAAATGACAGGCCGCATAAgtatgcgtgtgtacgtgtgtgtgtgtgtgtgtgtgtgtgtgtgtgtgtgtgtgtgtgtaaatagaATTAACATTAAGCACAGCATCCTAATTCCTGTATCAATTTTTCttgaaatatgtttcagaaaatgtacaAGTATATGGGAGGCACTGTACACTCAGAACAGAAAATCACAAGCAATAAAGCAAGTTGTATTTTCTGGAGGCTGGCTGATATTACATTAAGCATTACATCTCAGGGTGTATTCAAGCATGTACACATCAAGTATTCAagcatgtaaaatacaaatcATCTCAGTCTTTAATCTCTCACTGTCTTTCAGAAGTGTGGCAAAATCTGGTTGCTATGATGCaatatttagcatatttttacatatataggcCTAATCAGTATTTAGCaacaatttgtgttttttaagagAGAACTCCACCCAAAAAAATCCTAATTTGGTGTGTTGGTTTACCCTCACGTAAGTGAACGGATATGTATTTTGCCTTGAGTAATACTGCATAATCATTACAAATGTGTTGTTATGAAGTCACAAATGCAAAATTTAAAACATATGTAAATTGCTGGAGTCTTGTTACAGTTTCAGCAGCAGTTAAATCTAATTTAATCTCAGAATGaatctctcgtctctctctatAAAATGGAGACATTATTATACCTGGGTGACATCATTATTTTGGATAGTACATTTTCTCATCTGTGAGCTAAAGTATTATATGTGATATATTAGCTTTCCTTTAGAGTTCATGCATGTCCTACATTAAAGCTGATTTTATAGGGCATGATTTTTAATATCTAGGAATTTTGTCCTGTCGTAAGTGGCactaaaatcccccccccccatatgtaGGGtagcttttaaattaaaatgtgatcaCAAAATAGAAACTGAACAGGTTGTTGTGTGAACTTAAGGGTTAGTCTTTTTTGTGAAATCATAGAAAGGCCTActgtgtattttcttttaatgcatcTGTAATGCAGATGCTACCATGTTTTTCAGGAAGATTCCATCATTCTGATAAAAGGACATCACTGCATATTTCCTTGCAACATCTGCTGCCGATACAAATAACACTGGACTAACAAATAAAGGAGGGCAAAGAATGATAACTAGGTCCATCTTGGAGATTTAATGTTGACTAGATGTTGCCTTTTTACAAGAACTTGTTATCTGTCCATTTAAGCAGTTAGCTCATTAACTTGCTCGTGATTTGTGTACTAAACAGAATTCCCAGCAATCCACTATCCCAGCCTGCCTGCTGAAGGAATGTGGCCATGTTCAGTACAGtaccattttgaaatgcagtaGGCTATTTTTTTACGCTAGGTTGTGGCATTGTATGgcaaagtatgtggacacctacATCCAAGATATCATCCCAGGTTACGGGCATTAaaatggagttggtccacccctTTGTATTATAACAACTTCaactcttctgagaaggctttatactagatgttggagaaTTGCTACAAGGacttgtttccattcagccagaagagcattagtgaggttgggcactgattgctGGCTTTCctattgatcccaaaggtgttggatggggttgaagtcatggctctgtgcaggccagtaaaGTTCTTCCATaccattctcgacaaaaccatttctattcTGACCTCACtctgtgcccaggggcattgtcatgctgaaacagaaaaggaccttccccaaactgttgggtaatcacagaatcgtctagaatgtcagtgtatgctgtagcattaagatttgcctttacTAGAACTACTgtaaggggccaagcccaaaccatgaaaaactgccccagaccaagggtgtccagatacttttggtcatatagtgtatcttTCAGTCAATTAATACATTTGTGTTGGGACTTACTACATCAACTGCTGaacatttatcaaataaaatgtaaggaAACCATATACCACTAAATTCACAACTACACACACTAATCATAACCCTGACCAAATACACCCACAAGCATCAATTAGAAAAAGCTAATCAAAACATGTGAATATCATGAACAGTTTAAGAGACATGCAGCAAGAACATCTTGAAAAAGTATTAGAGAAAGGGTGCAATAAAATCCATTCAGGTTCATTGCACACTGATTCATAAAAATCATGTTATGCAACACAATATACATAATGCAATGgaccaaatatatatatgaaaaacaacaatgtaccaacatttaaaatctgaaaactcAAACTTTTTTGCTCAAAAGCAAAAATGAGAATTTAAGTAAATTTTTGTCCACTGACAAAAACAACAGGGAAATGacagtttagaaaaaaaaagcatcagtcCAAATATCTCCTTGGCACAGTGGCACAATGAATAATAACTgagtttttaataaatgctgaa harbors:
- the si:ch211-51e12.7 gene encoding actin nucleation-promoting factor WAS isoform X2, translating into MDGDTEHVMEPKEKLQVSTEEDISDNKARGRGFKGHGRGGRLGRGGRGGRGMMMKGYGPQGRGRGRGRDGAMNGFGPGRRGMGRMRPYPNLRGPRGGMGGPMGMGPPPPPPPPPPPMHMRGPYPPMHRHGPPPPPPPGHPGFRGRPPHPRGRGMHPGPHRPFHPRGVI
- the si:ch211-51e12.7 gene encoding actin nucleation-promoting factor WAS isoform X1, with amino-acid sequence MDGDTEHVMEPKEKLQVSTEEDISDNKARGRGFKGHGRGGRLGRGGRGGRGMMMKGYGPQGRGRGRGRDGAMNGFGPGRRGMGRMRPYPNLRGPRGGMGGPMGMGPPPPPPPPPPPMHMRGPYPPMHRHGPPPPPPPGHPGFRGRPPHPRGRGMHPGPHRPFHPRGFHNGPASLPPPPLPGRGQRWPGPPGGRRF